A region of Methanocorpusculum labreanum Z DNA encodes the following proteins:
- a CDS encoding permease encodes MSFTETLLAAAQYFLVIALELTALFIVVCLIVGALNVYVPKEKMQKVLGHSGSVRGSVIGAAFGAITPFCSCSTIPVTLGFLKSGVAFSSAMSFLFASPLLNPVILAMMLVVFGPEITVVYAVMMFTAAVLIGLVLERLGFKKYVKPVAVEGMTEATGSKRKRIIMFAWTTFRQMIPYLLLGAAIGAFIYGFLPADWILAVAGPQNLFAIPVAAIIGIPLYIRAETILPISAALLSKGMGVGTVAALLIGGAGMSIPEITMLSAIFKKQFVMVFVATIFLAAVLTGITVQVIV; translated from the coding sequence ATGAGTTTTACGGAAACACTCCTCGCGGCCGCCCAGTATTTTCTGGTCATCGCTCTGGAGCTTACGGCACTCTTTATCGTCGTTTGTCTGATAGTTGGGGCTCTAAACGTCTATGTCCCAAAAGAGAAGATGCAGAAAGTGCTCGGGCACTCCGGCTCGGTCAGGGGAAGCGTGATTGGGGCCGCGTTCGGCGCGATCACGCCGTTTTGCTCCTGCTCGACGATCCCTGTGACACTTGGATTTCTGAAATCCGGCGTGGCGTTTTCGAGCGCCATGTCTTTTTTGTTCGCCTCCCCTCTTCTGAATCCGGTCATTCTTGCGATGATGCTCGTCGTTTTCGGTCCCGAGATCACGGTCGTGTATGCCGTCATGATGTTTACGGCGGCCGTTCTTATCGGTCTCGTGCTTGAGCGGCTCGGGTTCAAAAAATACGTCAAGCCCGTCGCCGTCGAAGGAATGACCGAAGCAACCGGCTCGAAACGGAAAAGGATCATTATGTTTGCCTGGACGACATTCCGGCAGATGATCCCCTACCTCCTCCTCGGAGCCGCGATCGGGGCATTCATCTACGGATTTCTGCCGGCCGACTGGATCTTAGCCGTCGCGGGACCGCAGAATCTGTTTGCGATACCCGTCGCCGCGATCATCGGGATCCCGCTCTACATCAGAGCGGAGACGATCCTTCCGATCAGTGCTGCCCTCTTGAGTAAAGGAATGGGCGTTGGTACCGTGGCCGCCCTTTTGATCGGCGGGGCAGGAATGAGTATCCCTGAAATCACCATGCTTTCGGCGATATTCAAAAAACAGTTCGTGATGGTTTTTGTTGCGACGATCTTTCTTGCGGCCGTGCTGACGGGAATTACTGTCCAGGTGATCGTATGA
- a CDS encoding ArsR/SmtB family transcription factor — translation MSDPETIFKACGDTTRLRILALLQGNELCVCEIEAALSLSQPNASRSLTILKNAGIIQSRKQAQWTYYKISDDFAAAFPDLSKALEKICAGLPTTNADKALLQKLREMHSSTPCDES, via the coding sequence ATGAGTGATCCGGAAACGATCTTCAAAGCCTGCGGCGACACGACCAGACTTCGGATCCTTGCCCTTCTGCAGGGTAATGAGTTATGCGTCTGCGAGATCGAAGCGGCGCTTTCCCTCTCCCAGCCAAACGCCTCGCGCAGTCTGACGATCCTGAAAAACGCCGGCATCATTCAGAGCAGAAAACAGGCGCAATGGACCTACTACAAAATCAGCGATGATTTTGCCGCCGCATTCCCGGATCTTTCCAAAGCCCTGGAAAAGATCTGCGCCGGTCTCCCGACAACAAACGCCGACAAAGCCCTCTTACAAAAACTCAGAGAAATGCACTCAAGTACACCATGTGATGAATCATGA
- a CDS encoding arsenic metallochaperone ArsD family protein: MSSMCLYEAKDPDTTHPEYIRITELIEKLKPKGILIERARYDTNPNVARLISLNGEKLLPAVVVNNFVMITGRYPTDDEVRQILHVSDSLIERKTHCGCCCIPGYECDE, encoded by the coding sequence ATGTCATCAATGTGTCTTTACGAAGCAAAAGACCCGGATACGACCCACCCCGAGTACATCAGGATAACCGAACTGATCGAAAAACTCAAACCCAAAGGCATTCTGATCGAGCGGGCAAGATACGACACCAACCCAAATGTTGCCCGTCTCATATCCCTGAACGGGGAAAAGCTCCTTCCGGCCGTCGTCGTCAACAACTTTGTGATGATCACCGGCAGGTATCCAACCGATGACGAGGTCAGACAGATCCTCCACGTTTCCGACAGCCTTATCGAACGAAAAACGCATTGCGGCTGCTGCTGCATTCCCGGATACGAATGCGATGAGTGA